From Marinifilum sp. JC120:
TTTATGCTAATAATAGTATTGGTAATTCGGTACTAGAACTGCTTGTAATGGGAGAACTTGAAAAAAACAATTTTTTTGTTTCAAAACCGGGAGAGGACCGGGAGAGGATATGGAAAGGTATTTTTTAGAAAAAGTAAAAGGGTGCTAGACTAAACGTCTAACACCCTGTATTTACTGTGGTAGGCCACCAAGGACTTGAACCTTGAACCAACGGATTAAGAGTCCGCTGCTCTACCAATTGAGCCAGTGACCCGTGTCGTGAGAAAAGGGTTTAGATATATTCACTGCGGATGTCAATCGGTTTTTCATTTTTTTATTTAAAAAAGGCAACTAAATGCGTTTTAAGCTAATTTGTTTAATTTTATTGAGTTTCATTTCGACCTTTGCGCTTATCTGCCCACAAACGGCTGTTAGTGCCCAGAATCAGAATCCTAATATTGATACCAAATGGAAACTATACAGCCTCACTAAGGATGATCAAAAACAAACCGGACTGAAAACCAATATTCTGGCCGGACTGATGCTCGAGCCTAAAAACGGCTGGTACACATACTCCCATAATCCGGGCAAACTGGGCCAGCCAACAACTCTTAAAGTTACCCTGACCCCGGACAACACCATCCTTCCGCCCATCTACCTTCCGGGTAAGCTCAAGGATGATCCCTTTAACAAAGGGAAAAAAGTTGCCACCTACTCAGGGCCGACCCCGATTCTGGTTCCGGTGCCGCCCTCTTTAAAGTCATTCACCCTCAAGGCCAAGCTGTCCCTGCTCATGTGCTCCAAAACAGCCTGCCAGCCCTTTAAGACAGACTTAAACTTCTTCGGCATGGCTGTTTCCCCGGACAAACTACCGCAAGCGAGCCTGCAACCATGGTGGCCGGAATTCGTGAAGGTACGTAAGGGTGCCAAGACCATCAAAATTTCCCTAAAAGATATCGCTTCCAAGGTTGAAGGGAAGAATACGGCGAAGGCTGCTAAATCCCAGCCGCAAAAAACCGCCCCGCCCGTTCAGACTGTAGAAGAAAGCGGAGCAGAATCCGCATTCTCATTTGATTCCCTCAAGCCCCGCTCTTTTACTCCGGGCCTTGAAGTAACCAACCTGACTACCGCGATTTTATTTGGATTGCTGGCAGGATTTTTGCTCAACTTCATGCCCTGCGTGCTTCCGGTTATCAGCCTCAAGCTCTCCACTCTGCTTGCCGGGGCTGCACACGAAAGTGCGGAAGAACAGAAACGCGGATTCCGGGAACACAACATTTTCTTTGCGCTGGGCATCCTGCTCTACTTCGGTGTCTTAAGCGGAATCCTAGGCATGACCGGAATGGCTTGGGGGCAAATTTTCCAGAAGCCCCCGGTAGTAATCGGGCTGACCGGGGTTGTATTTGCGCTTAGCCTTAGTTTGTTTGGGCTATTCAACCTGCCCATAGTGGACCTAAAGCTCGGTTCTGAAAACAGCGGACCGCGCAGGCAGGCCCTTTTTACCGGAATTCTGGCTACCCTGCTGGCAACCCCTTGCAGCGGACCTTTTCTTGGCGGAGTACTCGGCTGGGCCATGGTTCAACAGCATTATGTGATCAGTTCAGTATTCTTAAGCGTAGGTGCAGGCATGGCTTTGCCTTATATATTGATGGCCTTCTTCCCGGCACTGGCGACACGTTTTCCCAAACCCGGAGCATGGACTATCTGGATCGAGCGGGCCGCAGGATTTTTCCTTGCCGGAACCTGCATCTACCTGTTCAGCATCCTGCCCGAAGATATGTATATCCCGACTATGATCTTTATGTGGTTCACCGCTGTAGGCGCGTGGATGTGGGGACTTTCGTCCGGCACAGATAAAAAATCATCCATGTACCTGCTGCGAATTGCTGCACTGGCAATCTGCATAACCGCCGGATTCTGGGCCGCGACTCCGCAGGAGCGCACCGCGCACTGGATCAGCTTTGAGCAGAAGGACTTTACCGAACGGATCGGACAGGAAGCCATGCTGGTGGAATTCACCGCCGACTGGTGCCCTTCCTGCAAAGTACTGGAACAAACAGTGCTGACCCCGGCTAACCTGAACCGCTGGCAGGAAAAATATAATCTGACCTTCATCAAGGTGGACATAACCGCCCCGGATAAGGTCGCAGATAAATTCCTGCGCGCGCTGGGCAGCCGTTCCATCCCGCTGGCAGCTATCTTCAAGCCCGGAGAGGATTCTTCGTCGCCCACAGTAATTCGCGATCTCTACACTACCGGGCAGATGGATGAAGCATTAGCGCAAACACTGAAATAAGGAAATCACATGCATAACAATTCATCATCACACGGTTTTTTCAGTTGGAACGAACTGCTTACAACCGACCTCGAAGCGGCCAAAAAATTCTATGGCGATCTTCTGGGCTGGACTTTCAAGGAATCGCAAACAATATACGGTGACACCTACCTGACAGCCTTCAAAGACGGGCGCTTGGCAGCAGGAATGATGCTCAAGCCCAAGGATACTCCTGAGCACATCAAAGGCTGCTGGGACCCTTATATCACTGTTGATGATGTGGACGCATCAGCCGCGCAGGTTGAAGAATCGGGCGGTAAAGTGGTGCTTCCGCCAACTAAAATTGAAAATGTCGGGCGGTTCTGCGTAATTCAGGACCCGCAGGGAATTTATTTAAATCTCATCACCTATGAGAAAAAAGACTAACAAAGCCTCAAGTAAGGATTCTCAATTGAACAAGGCGACCTTATATATCTTCTCTGGTTTACCGGGATCAGGAAAAAGTACTCTGGCTCAAAGCCTAAGTTCCGAATTAAACTCTGCCTATCTCAGGATAGATACGATAGAACAGGCAATACGCGACCTCTGCAACTTCAAAGTTGAAGGTGAGGGATACCGCCTTGCTTATCGGGTTGCCTCAGATAATCTTAGAGGTGGCATGAGTGTTGTCACCGATTCCTGTAATCCCATTGAGTTAACCCGCACGGAATGGCAAAATGTTGCTATTAATGCAGGTACAAAATTTATTAATATCGAAGTCATTTGTTCTGACAAAACAGAACACAGAAAGCGGGTTGAAAACCGCCCTTCATTCATAGAGGGATTAAAACTACCCACATGGGAGCAGGTCGAACAACGCGAGTACCACACTTGGAAGTCGGATAGAATTGTGCTTGATACGGCTGGCAAAACCCAAGATGAAAGCCTTCAGGAACTGATTTGGGCGATTAAAAAATGGCATAAAAAGATTTAGGTGGATGCCGCCCTTTACGACAGCTCCGCAGTCAGTTATCACGTGGCTCAACAGCAACATTAAAACAACATATATAAGGTAAGCGCATGCTCAACTTTCAGATATTTATCCCCACCCGCATTGTTTTCGGTCCCGGTAAACTTGCAGAACTGGGAACCCTGCCCCTGCCCAAAGGTAAAAAAGCCATGGTCGTCATCGGTGAATCCGGGGCCATGATTGAGAACGGCTATCTCGATAAAGTTCAGGTCGCACTTGCCAAGCAGGATGTTTCCACTGTTGTTTTTGATAATATTTCCCCCAACCCGAAATCAGATCAGGTTGACGAAGCCGCTAAAATAGCCCGTGAAAAAGAAATCGATTTCATAGTTGCCCTAGGCGGCGGTTCCACCATTGACGCTTCCAAGGCTATCGCCCTTTTGACCACCAACGTGGGCAAATGTTGGGATTACATGCAGGCCGGGTCCGGCGGCGGAGTTGCCCCGGAAAATCCCGCAGCTCCACTCATTGCCATTCCCACCACAGCGGGCACAGGCACTGAAGCAGATCAGTGGGCAGTGATCAACAAATCCGGCGGCATTGAAAAAATCAGCCTCGGTAATGATTCCACCTTCCCTGCAATTTCCATCGTTGATCCCGAACTCATGGTAAGCGTGCCCCCGCGCATGACCGCTTACACCGGGATCGATGCATTTTTCCATGCTGTGGAGACTTTCCTTTCCACTGCGCATCAGCCCATGAGCGACATGCTGGCTCTGGAAGCAGTACACCTGAGCAGCCACTACCTGCCCATGGCAATTGCCGAAGGCAACAACATCGAAGCCCGCACAGTCATGGCTTGGGCCAGCACTGCCGCAGGTATGTGCGAAACCCTTTCCCGCTGCATTTCCCAGCATTCTCTTGAACATGCTTTGAGTGCAAAATATCCTGAACTGCCGCACGGTCTCGGTCTTGCCAAACTTTCCGTGCCCTACTTCAAACGTTTGATCCCGGAAAGCCCGGAACGTTTCGAAGATCTGGCCATGGCTATGGGTTACGATACCCAGCAGTTTGATGAGAACATGCGCGCTACTGTATTTCTTGAAGGTTTGCGTTCCCTGCTCGAACGGGCCGGATTCAACGAGGAATCGCTCAAAGATTACGGTGCAAAAGAAGAAGATGTTGCCGAGCTGGTAGATATAGCCGAGCAGACCATGGGCAAGCTTTTCGAGTTCACTCCCGCAAAGATGGAACGCGAAGATCTCGAATGCATCATGTCCGAAGCTATTGCGGGCTAGCAGCCTTCGGCGACCCTGCCGGGGGCCTTAAACCCTTTTGCATAAGGGTTTAAGAATCCCAAAACCTTTTATTAAGCTTCGCGCTGCTAAACTTAATTATTCAGGGGGAACTCACCTTGTGGGTTCCCCTTAATTTATAAGTAACTGCTGATTGACATTTGAGTGTGGTCTTTTATAAGTATAACCACAGACAATTAAAGAATTTTGGTTAGATCAAAAGTGTAGGTAGATGGGGATCGGAGGAATATACCGCACAATGGCTAAAAAGCAGAAAGCAATAGTTCAATGCCCGTTTTGTGACAGCAACCGCCTATACTTCAGGCGGGGGCTGGTTTCTGACGTGCTTATTTCCCTGCTCGTTCCGGTCAGGTCTTATACCTGTGGCTCATGCAGCCGCAGCTTCCGCCGCTATGGTAACTATTTTACCAGCAAGCAGGCCCTGATCCATATTTTCGGCGTGCTGGCAATTCTCGCCTTTATCAATCCGCAACTACTGCTCCCGGAAAGCTGGCTTCTTCAGGAAGAACAGAAAATGGTAGAGCCTGTTGAACAAACAGAGATAGAACTTATCGAAACTGAGCCGGAGAACGAACTTCCCCTGCTGTCCATGGCTATTGCCAATGCCACCAACAGTTCGGTTATGGTTGAAAACGGGACTGTTGCCATTGTAGCTGCTAACGCGACAGCCAATGCCACACTGAACAATGCAACGCAGGCCAACGCAACTTCGAAGACTATTCTGGCCTTTAACGGCACAGAAGTAGGCAACGCAACCTCTTCAGCTAAGGCTGTAGTGGAAGTCAAAAAGCCAAAAAAAGAAAAGCACGGTTTGCAGGAAGGCAAACTAAGGTCCATCTATTTCAAGGAAGTGGACAACAAAACCAGAATCAGTCTTGATCTCGGCGGTTCACCCCTTTCCTACACATCATTTTTCCTGAAAGATCCCAACCGCCTTGTGGTCGATATTCAGGGCAAGTGGGATTACTTCGGCCCCACCGTCCTCAAGCCGGAGAATCCAATCTTCTCAAGATTCAGGATCGGCATCTACGATGATAAAATCCGCATGGTCATGGATCTCAAAGGCCAGACCCCGGCCCCGGTCATCAACAAAACCGGAAGCGGACTTGATATTGATGTGAAGTAATATTTGTTAAGACTAAGACTTAATAAAATCCCCCGAAACCATTTGGTTCCGGGGGATTTTTTAATTGGTTGGCGTAGCCCGCAGTGATAGGCTAAACTAGCTTGAAAACTTCCAGACAATATTCATACAATTAATAATTTTGAATCTTTAAATGGAGATAAATATGAATCACCCTGTCATCAAAGACCTTAACTTCCGCTATGCCTGTAAAAAATATGATGCAGCCAAACGCATTCCTGCCGACAAGATGGCAATCATCAAAGAAGCCATGCGCTTGTCGCCTTCATCCGTTAACTCACAGCCATGGAAATTTATTATTATCGAAAGTAATGAAGCAAAACAGCGTTTTCACGACACATTCGCCAATAAATTTGAATTTAACCAGCATCATGCCAAAGCGGCATCACATATTATTTTATTTGCCTACAATCCCTACTTCACAGCAGAGCAATACAAAAAAGTTGTAGATGCCGAGGTCAAATCAGGCCATCTGCCTGCGGATAAATATGACGAAATGATGGAGAAAGGCATGTTCTTTGCCGGACTGAATACCGATGAAACCGGATTCAACGGCTGCTGGACCAAAGCCCAGACATACCTCGCACTAGGCAATACCATGCATACAGTTGCAAGACTGGATATCGACTCCACTCCTATGGAAGGTGTTGATTCTGAACTGATCGGCGAGATTTTCAAAGAAGAACTTGGCGGATACATATGCGAAACAGCACTGGCACTGGGATATCATCTGGAAGGCGGAGATTACAATTACGGTCAGCCTAAAGCACGACTGGCGCTGAAAGATATCATAACGGTCCTATAAACCCAAAATCCCCGTAACCATCAGGCTACGGGGATTTTTATTTATAACTTCCGTTCAAATCTACTCAATACAAATAATATCGAAATCATCTCCGGTAATGCACTCTGCCCCATTTGCAGTAACTTCGAAGGTGTTTTCCACCCCGACCATCCCCACTCCGGGGATGCCCTGCTTCGGTTCAAGGGCGAAGACCATACCTTCTTCGATGGGCAGGTCAAAACCCTTGGCAATGGGCGGAAAGCCGTCCACGGTTAAGCCGATGCCGTGTCCGATGAACGGGACCTTGCATTCGCCGATACCCATGAAGCCTTCCGTAAAACCTTCCTTTTCGACCTGTTCCATAACCTTGGCGTAAACTTCGCTGACAGGAGTTCCGGGCATGAGATGATCAGCTGCCAGAGCCTGCATATCCTGACAAAAATATTGGGCGTCCAGAACCTCTTTGGGAATGGAGCTTTTGGGACCGGACCAGTAAACCTGAGTCTTATCAGTATGGTATCCTTCCATCACAAATCCGCAATCAACGGAAAGAGGCGCGTTCTTATCCCAAAATTTATCGCCGCTACCCATGAAAGGTGAAACAGGATGCGCCCCGCGCAGACCAAGTGGACCATTAAAGGAACTGGGGTAGATGCCGGAATCACCTGCTGAGACATGACCCAAGAAAATCTCCTCGTTAAAAGTCTGCATACGCATGTGACCTTCATGGCCAAGTTCAAAGAATATATTCCAGATGTACTTGGAAATCTCCATTTCGCTCATGCCCGTCTGGATTAACTCCGGCAGAACTTCAAACATCGCGGTGTTATGCAGATGTCCCACTTCGCGCATAATTTCCAATTCCCATTCTGACTTCACTGCACGAGACAGGGCCAGCACCTTGTCACCGGGAACAAATTTATATTCGGACATCCGGGAAGTAAGCATCTCCCCTAGTTGCCACGTGAGACCTGCGGTCTCCGCACCCATCACTTCAGTAAGCGGCTGCCCGACCTGTTTGGCAAGTGGTGCGAGATCCTTAAATGACTTGAAGCGAACAATATTTTTGATGGAGCTTTCAATTTTGGCCCGATCATATGATTTACGCACAAAAAGAACAGGCTCACCTTCCAGCGGAAGCCATACTGCGCCGTTGACAAAGGAGCCTGAGAGGTAATAAATCTGCAAACGCGAAAAGCAGAGCATGCCTCCTGCTTGCGGAGCTATTTCGGGCAGGAAACGACGGCACTTTGCCCAGCGGGCTTCAAGCTCACTACGCGGTACAACTACATTGGAATCTAAATCGGACATGAGATTTACTCCTTGGATGTATCGGGTTCATATAAAAAAGATTCTTGGGAAAATAAAAAACCCGCTCGCCGGGTAAAAGAGAACTTTGCAAGTAACCGGGCTTTACTGTAGCATGCTGAAATCAATTGCCCGGAGAGATCAATATATGCTTATCTTTGACGAAAAAAAATTAGCCGTACTTCTTGAAGAGGTCAAGGTCATAGCCGTAATCGGCGCGGTGGATAAACCCGGACGTCCAGTGGACAGGGTCTGCCGCTATATGATTGATGCGGGCTACGAAGTCATACCTGTACATCCCAAAAGAGAGAATGTCTGGGGACTTAAGACCTATAAATCCGTTACAGACATTCCCGTTCCGGTTGATCTTGTAAACCTTTTCAGGGCCTCCCAGTTCTGCGCAGACCATGCTCGCGAAGTTCTTGAACTTGAATCCATGCCCAAATGCTTCTGGATGCAGGAAGGAATTTTCAGCCCAGAGGCGCGTGAACTGCTCTCCGGCAAAGATATCACTGTAATCGAAGACCGTTGTATAATGGTTGACCATAAAAATTTAGCAGGCAAAATATAATGAGTAAGGCTTTTGAATGCCAAATGTGCGGCCACTGCTGCCAAGGCGAAGGCGGCATCATCATGACCGCAAAAGACCGCAATCGTCTCGCCGATCATCTCGGCATCAACGAACAGGAACTGATTGAAAAACACAGCGAAACCGTAAACGGAAAAATCCGCCTTCAGTCACGTGAAGACGGGTACTGTGTATTTTATAATGAAGGTTGTGGAATACATCCCGGTCGCCCTGATATCTGTAGGGCATGGCCTTTTTTCCGGGGCAACCTCGTGGATGAAATGAGCTGGGAAATGATTCAGGATTACTGTCCCGGCGTTAAAAAGGAAGCCGGACACGCCAAATTCGTTGAAGAAGGCAAAGAGTACATCCGCACCGAAGGCTTACGCCAGCACGACCCCGATGTTGCACCCAACGCACTCATTACTGAAGATTAAATTTCGCTATGAATACAAGACAGGCACAGAGCATTCTAAAAGTCGGACATAACGCCAGCGAGGAGGACATCAAACGTTCTTTCCGCAAGCTGGCCTTCAGCATGCACCCGGACTTGAACCCCAGCCCTGATGCCGCCCAAAAATTCCGAGAACTGAACGAAGCTTACGTCTTTCTCAAGAATGTCGCAGGCAACAGCTCAGCAGGTAAAACTTCAGCCGGCAAGCGTTCATACACCCGCCAGAAATCTAACTTCAAATCGCAATCAGACCGCAAGACAGCCAGTGAAGGCGCAAACGCATACCGGGCACAGCAGTCTAAAGCCAAAGCCGAAACTCGCAGCAGCGGAACCTCCAAGGCCCAGCAAAGCCGTTACTTTTTCCAAAAAGAAGAAGACGTACTCAAGGATATTTTAAACGATCCTTTTGCCCGGCAGGTATTTGAGGATATCTACAGCCAGATCAGCAAGGATAAGCCTTTCCAGAAGCCCAGTGCCCCCATTAAAGAACGTAAGCTGAATGTCAACTGGGGAGATAAAACCGCCTCGGTTGATGTTTCATCCGGTATTGGTTCAGGAGTCAAGTCGTGGTTTAAGGGCCAGCTGGATGACGAGCAGACTGTTTACTTCCCTGCTTCAGCTCTGCATCCGGGCCGCAGTGTGCGCATCACCCTGCAACAGGGTATCCGTAAAAAAAGCAAAACCCTTGAGATTACCCTGCCCCGCGACTTCGTCATCGGGCGGCCTATCCGCTTAAAAGGCCAAGGCAGAAAGCTCGGCCCCTTCAAGGGTGATCTTTACTTGCGAATTCTGGCAAAGTAATTTTTCACGCTCTACTTAGTTCCTTTTTTTTAAAAAAAATTACCCGAATTACATTTTCACTTGTTTTCCTTCGCTTTTTTGACTAGCTCCTATAGTTAGAACAGAACCGTAATGCACTGCCTGTATAGGCAGCCATTCTTCCGGATTCAACTCTGCATTCGGAAAATATACCCTCATTAAAGTTACAGACTTCTGCGGTTCAATAAGTATTTAACAAACACAAGGGGGCCCCTCTCATGCTGGCTATTCTTGACTACAAGGCCGGAAACCAGACCAGTGTGCAGCGCGCACTGAACAAACTCGGCATTCCAAACCAGATCACCGCCGACAAGGAAGTCCTGTCCAAGGCCACAGGCATCATATTCCCCGGTGTCGGAGCGGCCGGTCAGGCCATGGATGAACTCACATCCGGCGGACTGGACGAACTGCTCAAAGAACTCGTGCAGCAGAAAAAACCGCTGCTCGGTATCTGTGTCGGCTGCCAGATCCTTCTGGACTACAGCGAAGAAAACGACACCAAGGCACTTTCCGTAATTCCCGGTGAATGCCGCCTCTTCAACCCTTCATGGGAAGATTATGAAGGCGTGCCCATCCGCGTGCCCCACATGGGCTGGAATACAATTGAACTCAAGCAGGATTGCGTTCTCTTCAAAGATATCGATCCCGAAGCACATTTCTACTTCGTACACAGCTACTACCCGGCTCCCGAAGAAAAACACATCATCGGTGAAACCACTTACGGACGTCCCTTCTGCTCCCTGCACGGGCGTGAGGGGCTCTGGGCTGTACAGTTCCACCCCGAAAAAAGTGGTAATCCCGGCCTGAAGCTGCTTTCCAATTTCTACGAATACTGCAAGGAGGCTTCCGATGCTTAGTAAAAGAATCATCCCTTGCCTCGATGTAAGGAACGGAATCCTCACCAAGGGTATCAAGTTCAAAGGCAACGTTGATATCGGTGATCCAGTTGAGACCGCCCGCCTCTACTATGAACAGGGTGCGGACGAAATTGTCTTTTACGACATCACCGCATCTTCCGAAGGACGCGGAATTTTTCTCGACGTGGTCGAACGCGTTGCTTCTGAAATTTTCATCCCCTTCTCCGTTGGCGGAGGCATCAATTCCGTACAGGATATGCGCGACGTACTTCTCGCCGGAGCAGAAAAGGTTTCCGTTAACTCCGGCGCGGTCAAGAATCCCGACATCATCAGCGAAGGTGCTGCTGCATTCGGTTCCCAGTGCATCGTGCTCGGCATGGACGTTAAACGAGTTGAAAAATCCGAGAAGATTCCTTCCGGTTTTGAAATCGTCATCAACGGTGGCCGCAAATTCATGGGCATCGATGCTCTCGAATGGGCTAAAACAGGTGAAGCACTCGGCGCAGGCGAAATCTGCCTCAACTCTATTGATGCGGACGGCGTTAAGACCGGGTACGACCTTGAGTTGACCCGTCTGGTAGCCGAAAGTGTACGCATTCCAGTAATTGCATCCGGTGGAGCGGGAAATCCGCAGCACATGGTCGAGGCCGTAACTGAAGGCCGCGCCACTGCCGCGCTCATCGCTTCCATCGTCCATTACGGCGATTACACCATCCCGCAGCTCAAAGAACACATGACTTCCAAAGGTGTACGGGTTCGTAGCAGCTGGTAAAGACATGCCTCCGGCGGCTCTACCGAGTGCCAAAGAAACTTTTGCAAAAGTTTCTCTGGACTCTTCAAAACCTTTTAGTGTTTGAGAAGTTGCCAGCCTGAAAAATAGTATTATTAAAAATTCAAAAAAGGCGAAGTTGATATTTCAACTTCGCCTTTTTCTATTTATTCAAAGACTCTTCTACTAATTCCAGATACGGCTCAATCCCGCATGGCACATCATCAGGCCACTCAAAGGCTTTCCCGCTCTCCTTCTCTGTAGCAACACGAATCATTGCAGCTAAATTCAAATAATCAGACGGATCATCAATAATCTGCTCTTCGGGCAGGAAGTAGCTGCTCCCATTATCGCGTGAACTGAGAACTGAGACTCCGCAGGCTAAGGCTTCAAGTACAGAATTTGAGCAGGCATCGTAAAACGAGGGAAGTACAAAGATGTCTGACCTACCGTAGAGCGCAGGCATGTCTTTCACTTTACCAAGAAAACGCACTCGCTTGGCTACGCCTAATTCTTCGGCAAGCTTGATGTACTTGGACGGATTACGGCCTCCTGCAATTTGCAAATGGTAATTAGCGGGCAGTTCGGCAAGAGCTTTGATTAGGAACGAAACGCCCTTGAGCGCGAAGTTTGTGGTGGCAGTAGAAATGAGGAAATCTTTCTCAGACAGAGAAAATTCTGCGCGGGACTTTGCTCTTTCCTCTTCGGACAAAGGGCTAAACAAGGACAAGTCCGGCTTGTTGTAGACCACATCGATTTTGCGTCCGGCAAGGGAAGGATGGGAATCAATCATCCAGTCACGCACCCGGTGCGAAACGCAGACCATGCGGCAATCAGATCCGGCCTGTTTGCGCTCAATGTATTTGATGATCATATTGACCAGCGCAGTGCGACGGCGAAACATCTTAAAGGAACGGGCAAAACCAGCAGACCACGCCCGCTGCGAAAGGGACCAGAAGGATTCAAGCGGCCCGCCGCCAATACGCAGGATGTCCTGATTCAAAGATTTACCTAGGCTGATGGTCAAGTCGTAGTTGCCGTTCTTGCGCGCCTTTTCAGCAGCCAGCACAAACCAAAGCAATTTCCCGGCCCGACAGAATCCATAACGACCTACTTTAATGATATTCATACCCTGCGGGGGCGTATCTTCGGCACGGGCGCAGATAAAATCAACGGAATATCCGGCATCGACAAGGGCAGTGCTCAAATTATATCCAAACCGCTCCACCCCGCCGTAGCGGCCGAAACGGGGCAGGATTAAGGCAATTCTTTTCATATTCATCTATGTGAAGTCTCTTGCGGGCTTTTATTTATATTGATACTCGCAAAACATAGTGCGGAAGCGTTAAAGCCGCCTGAAATTTAAATTACGAGCTTAGAATTATTGCAACGGACGGGGATGTTATTCGGAAACAATCGTCTTGCCAAGGAAAACGCTCACACAGGAGAAATAAGTGCCGTTTCTTACTCAACCGCTGGATATGCAGATCTTCATTCTGGTCAACCAGATATTCCGCAAGCACTGGATGGACATTGCCATGCCCCTGCTTTCCTCCGCAGCTCTGCTCTGGGCCATCATCACGGTGGTCACCATTTTCGGGGTCTGGAAAAAGGGAGCCAAATTTCTGGTTATCATCCTGCTCATTTCCGCCACCATGGGACTGGCCGACTTTTCCACTAATCTGATCAAAAAATCCATCGGCAGGGTCCGTCCGCTCAACTCCATTGCCCTGACCTATCTCAAGGAAGACGGAGTCTGGCAGCGCAGGCCGCTGGATTACCAGCAGACCAAAGAGCGCGGCAACTCCTACCCTTCCGCCCATGCCGCAAACTCCATGGCCTTTGCGGTGATGCTCATGTTCTTTTTCCGCCAGCTGCGCCCATGGATGCTCTTCCTACCCATCGGGGTCGGCTATTCGCGCCTCTATCTGGGTAAACACTTCCCCACCGATGTAATGGCAGGCTGGGCCTTTGGGGCATGTGTGGCTATTTCAGTCTGGCTGCTTTGGAGCCACTGGCTGAAGTATAAATTACCTGAAAAGTTTAGGCCGTAAAAACTGAATCCCCCTTGGAAAATTCCGAGGGGGATTTTAAATTTTTCAGCTTCAGTATAAGCTTTGAAGGCAACCTACTGGTTATACCATACGCTCAACCGCCATGTATTTGCATCCGTTTGATAGAACATGTGCCTATTCATTTTAGCAATAGGCACAGGAGATTTAATCTCCAACCTGATAAACGAGGAACTACACATTACGGTTCTAACATCACACGTTCCAGCAGCTTGACCTTGATTGCCAAACATTGTGCCTAGAAAAAAACCGATCCCCAAAACCAATGCGAACACTGCCGCCCGCAGCA
This genomic window contains:
- a CDS encoding ATP-binding protein, with product MNKATLYIFSGLPGSGKSTLAQSLSSELNSAYLRIDTIEQAIRDLCNFKVEGEGYRLAYRVASDNLRGGMSVVTDSCNPIELTRTEWQNVAINAGTKFINIEVICSDKTEHRKRVENRPSFIEGLKLPTWEQVEQREYHTWKSDRIVLDTAGKTQDESLQELIWAIKKWHKKI
- a CDS encoding iron-containing alcohol dehydrogenase, which encodes MLNFQIFIPTRIVFGPGKLAELGTLPLPKGKKAMVVIGESGAMIENGYLDKVQVALAKQDVSTVVFDNISPNPKSDQVDEAAKIAREKEIDFIVALGGGSTIDASKAIALLTTNVGKCWDYMQAGSGGGVAPENPAAPLIAIPTTAGTGTEADQWAVINKSGGIEKISLGNDSTFPAISIVDPELMVSVPPRMTAYTGIDAFFHAVETFLSTAHQPMSDMLALEAVHLSSHYLPMAIAEGNNIEARTVMAWASTAAGMCETLSRCISQHSLEHALSAKYPELPHGLGLAKLSVPYFKRLIPESPERFEDLAMAMGYDTQQFDENMRATVFLEGLRSLLERAGFNEESLKDYGAKEEDVAELVDIAEQTMGKLFEFTPAKMEREDLECIMSEAIAG
- a CDS encoding cytochrome C biogenesis protein; its protein translation is MRFKLICLILLSFISTFALICPQTAVSAQNQNPNIDTKWKLYSLTKDDQKQTGLKTNILAGLMLEPKNGWYTYSHNPGKLGQPTTLKVTLTPDNTILPPIYLPGKLKDDPFNKGKKVATYSGPTPILVPVPPSLKSFTLKAKLSLLMCSKTACQPFKTDLNFFGMAVSPDKLPQASLQPWWPEFVKVRKGAKTIKISLKDIASKVEGKNTAKAAKSQPQKTAPPVQTVEESGAESAFSFDSLKPRSFTPGLEVTNLTTAILFGLLAGFLLNFMPCVLPVISLKLSTLLAGAAHESAEEQKRGFREHNIFFALGILLYFGVLSGILGMTGMAWGQIFQKPPVVIGLTGVVFALSLSLFGLFNLPIVDLKLGSENSGPRRQALFTGILATLLATPCSGPFLGGVLGWAMVQQHYVISSVFLSVGAGMALPYILMAFFPALATRFPKPGAWTIWIERAAGFFLAGTCIYLFSILPEDMYIPTMIFMWFTAVGAWMWGLSSGTDKKSSMYLLRIAALAICITAGFWAATPQERTAHWISFEQKDFTERIGQEAMLVEFTADWCPSCKVLEQTVLTPANLNRWQEKYNLTFIKVDITAPDKVADKFLRALGSRSIPLAAIFKPGEDSSSPTVIRDLYTTGQMDEALAQTLK
- a CDS encoding NAD(P)H-dependent oxidoreductase, coding for MNHPVIKDLNFRYACKKYDAAKRIPADKMAIIKEAMRLSPSSVNSQPWKFIIIESNEAKQRFHDTFANKFEFNQHHAKAASHIILFAYNPYFTAEQYKKVVDAEVKSGHLPADKYDEMMEKGMFFAGLNTDETGFNGCWTKAQTYLALGNTMHTVARLDIDSTPMEGVDSELIGEIFKEELGGYICETALALGYHLEGGDYNYGQPKARLALKDIITVL
- a CDS encoding VOC family protein, which gives rise to MHNNSSSHGFFSWNELLTTDLEAAKKFYGDLLGWTFKESQTIYGDTYLTAFKDGRLAAGMMLKPKDTPEHIKGCWDPYITVDDVDASAAQVEESGGKVVLPPTKIENVGRFCVIQDPQGIYLNLITYEKKD
- a CDS encoding AMIN domain-containing protein, translating into MAKKQKAIVQCPFCDSNRLYFRRGLVSDVLISLLVPVRSYTCGSCSRSFRRYGNYFTSKQALIHIFGVLAILAFINPQLLLPESWLLQEEQKMVEPVEQTEIELIETEPENELPLLSMAIANATNSSVMVENGTVAIVAANATANATLNNATQANATSKTILAFNGTEVGNATSSAKAVVEVKKPKKEKHGLQEGKLRSIYFKEVDNKTRISLDLGGSPLSYTSFFLKDPNRLVVDIQGKWDYFGPTVLKPENPIFSRFRIGIYDDKIRMVMDLKGQTPAPVINKTGSGLDIDVK